The following proteins come from a genomic window of Mucinivorans hirudinis:
- a CDS encoding putative hemolysin secretion protein — MPHWIIRWGMSVIFLIFAGLIAGSYLLKYPQIVVAPITITTINPPTDLIAKTTGRIDTIFAKEGATVHQDEVVAMLQNSAQYPDVNKVLEHIENFDPSADNSWIEQNYSMGELQSPFSEFRTQYLNYQHYIKADNIGKKRRLLERQTEQYKTYLRQLTSQRGLIKRDYEYTLINFRRDSALYADRVISSLEYERSAQAKLQKENALASYEASLTTTELTVMQMEQQLLELDLQYDNETTTYKNQINESRTRLLAQIRQWQQNYLLISPIVGRLSFAKFWSSNQHIQAGEKLATIIPADSSEVVGIMEVPSAGFGRVAVGQTVNVKLNGFPYFEYGLLKGVVNRISSVPEKDGYIVEVTFPQGLQSTYKEQLQLIQRMDGTGDIITRDQRLIQRFIQPHRAFFDR; from the coding sequence ATGCCCCATTGGATAATCCGCTGGGGTATGAGTGTGATATTCCTGATATTCGCCGGACTCATCGCCGGCAGCTACCTGCTCAAATACCCCCAAATCGTAGTTGCCCCAATAACCATAACCACAATCAACCCACCAACAGACCTTATCGCCAAAACTACGGGACGCATCGACACAATCTTTGCAAAAGAGGGAGCAACCGTCCATCAGGACGAAGTGGTGGCTATGCTCCAAAACAGTGCCCAATATCCCGATGTAAACAAAGTTCTGGAACATATCGAAAACTTCGACCCCTCTGCCGACAACTCGTGGATAGAACAAAACTACTCTATGGGTGAATTGCAAAGCCCCTTCTCGGAGTTCCGCACCCAATATCTCAACTACCAACACTATATCAAGGCGGACAATATCGGCAAAAAGAGACGACTATTGGAGAGACAGACCGAGCAGTATAAAACATATCTCCGCCAACTCACCTCGCAGCGAGGGTTGATAAAGAGGGATTACGAATATACGCTAATCAACTTCAGGCGGGATTCGGCACTATATGCCGACCGGGTAATCTCCTCTTTGGAGTATGAACGTAGCGCGCAAGCAAAGCTCCAAAAAGAAAATGCACTGGCAAGCTACGAAGCTTCGCTTACCACGACGGAGCTTACCGTGATGCAGATGGAGCAACAACTCTTGGAGCTCGACCTGCAATACGATAACGAAACGACAACCTACAAAAACCAAATCAACGAGAGCCGCACACGCCTCTTGGCACAAATCCGCCAGTGGCAACAAAACTACCTGCTCATCTCGCCGATAGTGGGGCGATTGTCCTTTGCGAAGTTCTGGAGCAGCAACCAACACATCCAAGCGGGCGAGAAGTTGGCAACAATCATTCCGGCAGACTCCTCCGAGGTTGTGGGTATAATGGAAGTGCCCTCGGCAGGATTCGGACGTGTGGCGGTGGGTCAGACGGTGAATGTGAAGCTGAACGGCTTTCCATACTTTGAGTACGGGTTGCTCAAGGGTGTGGTAAACCGAATTTCGTCAGTTCCCGAGAAGGATGGCTATATCGTGGAGGTAACTTTTCCGCAGGGGCTGCAATCGACCTACAAAGAGCAGCTCCAACTTATCCAAAGAATGGACGGCACGGGCGATATTATAACCCGCGACCAAAGACTGATTCAAAGATTTATTCAGCCGCACAGGGCGTTTTTTGATAGATAA